The uncultured Cohaesibacter sp. genomic sequence AAAGCAGGGCATTGCGCGCCCCTCCTCCAACGATGTGCAACTCGGGAATTTTGGCGCCCTTGGCGAAATCTTCGAGCACATCGGCAAAATTGAGTGCCAAGCTCTCGAAAATACAGCGCGCCATAACTCCCCGGCTTTCGGGCACTGGTTGACCTGTTTCGCGGCAAAATGCCTGTATTTCATCAACCATGGAGGCGGCCCGGAAATAACGATCAGCCATTGGATAGATCAGGGAAAGCCCCGGCTTGGCCTTTTCTGCCTCGCTCACCCAGTCGGCAAAGTCCGAATCGGGGGCCATTTCCTCACGCACCCTCTGGATGAGCCAAAGTCCGGATACATTGCGAAGCTGGCGATAGGTGTCGAACACCCCGCCTTCGTTGGATAGTCCATGCAGGAAGGCATAATCCGATAGATCAGGCACCTGTGCCTCACGGCCTACAAGCGCCCATGTGCCCAAGGAAATGAAATAGGGTTCGCGCGTGACCGACGGCAGGGCCGCCACCGCAGAGGCTGTGTCATGGGTACCGCAAAGCACAATGCTAGGTGCCTTTTTCCCTCGGCTATCGATGCTCCACTTGGCGCACCATTCATCCTTCAGGTGCCCCAGAACATCACCGGCATTGCGAATACGGGGCATCACCTTGGCAGGCATACCCACCTGCTGCAAAAGATCGGGATCCCAATTCTTATCATGCACGCTAAGCATTTGCGTGGTGGAGGCATTGGTATATTCGCTTGACCAGATGTCAGTTAGCTGAAAATGGATCCAGTCTGGCAGCAGCATGAAGCGGTGAAGCCGGCTGTAGCTTTCAATAGGATGATCTTTGAGCGCATAAAGCTGATAGAGGCTGTTGAGTTCCAAAGACTGGATGCCGGTTTTCTCGAACAGCTCGTGATACCCAATCCCGGTATTCCGGCTGAAGATCGGCATGATGCCTTCGGTGCGCGCATCGCGATAGCTGACAAAGGGCAACAATGCTGCCCCGTCTGCATCCACGGGAACGAAATCCACGGCCCAGCTATCAACACTGATTGAAGCGATGGATGGTTCTTGTGCAAAGGCCTTGCCAAGCCCTTCGCAAATTCCGCTCCAGAGATAGTCAAGATCCCAGCATAGCCGCCCATCAACCCACTTGGGGCCATGTGGGAAGCGGTTGACTTCCTCCAAAGAGAGTTTGCCATCGGACAACGCAACTTTCAGCACGCGTCCGGATGATGCGCCCAGATCCACAGCAACAACGGTCTTGGTGACCATGGTTTCCTCCTAAATAGGCAACGTTTTCTCCTCTCACAAAGATGATCTAACGATCGAACGTTGCCCATTCAGTTAGGCACTGGTTGCAGAATTCAGACAGGGCAAAAAAACCAGTTTTTAAGTCTATGTTGGCGAGAAATGACCAGTTTTTTAAATTGCCATTACAAATCAAACCATTACAAATACTTTAAACTAAAGTGCAAGACGCACCCAAAAGCATAAAAATATCAATAGAAAATCCTTTTTCTTTTCTCTTTAGAAATATTCACATCACCGTCATTATTTACCTTCAAATACTGACAAACGAAATTCAAAGCAGATATTTGATCGGAGAAAAATGAGCGCCTGATCTGATGTTGGACGGGATCAGGTGTTATTTCCGCTGAAAATGTCAGTCTAGAACAGATGCTATAGTTTTGTAACAATGTCGTGGCGACAGCCTGTCAGGGAATCGGCCTCCAATCGAAAAGAATATCAGACTAGGCGCGGTAGCGGGCGCTGCTTTCCAGCAAATGCTTTGAATAGGGGTGGTCTGCCTGCTGCTTGCGCATTTTGTCGATTGTCATCATCTCAACCACCGCACCGTGCTGCATCACGGCCACCTCGTCACACATATGCCCGACCACGGACAGATCATGGGAAACCATGACATAGGTGAGATTATGCTCGGCCCGTAGATCGCATAACAGATTGAGAATTTCCGCCTGAACCGAGACGTCCAATGCCGAGGTTGGTTCGTCAAGCAAAAGAACTTCCGGCTCTGGCGCCAGAGCTCGGGCGATGGCGACCCTTTGCCGCTGTCCACCCGAAAGCTGATGCGGGTAGCGGAAGCGAAAGGCAGCACTCAGTCCGACGTCATCCAGCAGCTTGGGGATTTTTGTGTCTATATCGCGAAAGCCATGAAGTTGCAGGGTTTCGCTTAAAACCCGATCGACCGTGTGCCGTGGATGGAGAGATGCATAGGGGTCCTGAAAAACCATCTGAACAGTCTTGTAGAAGGCTTTGTCCCGTTTGACGCCCAACTGTTTCTGGTCAACCAGAATGTCGCCATTCCAGTAAGGAACCAACCCTGTAATTGCACGCAGGACAGTCGACTTGCCAGATCCGCTTTCTCCCACCAAACCGAAACTGTCCCCCTGCCTGACGGAGAAGGAAACGGATTTGACTGCATCAACACGGGTGAGCCCTTCGCCGAACCAGACATTGAGATTGATAATTTCCAACGCGTTTTTCATAGCAACCCACTTACACTTTCTTGGTCACGCCATGCCGGATCCCGGCTCAACACTTCCAGTCGCTCATTCTTGTGATCAAGCTTGGGCATGGAATTCAGCAGGCCCCGTGTGTAGGGGTGGGTTGCTTGTTCCAGTTTGCCGGACTCGCAAATCTCGACAATACGCCCGCCATACATGATGAGAATTCTGTCGCAGAAATTGGACACAAGACGCAAATCGTGGCTGATGAAGATCAGCCCCATGCCACGCTCTCGCACGAGTTTGTCCATGATTTCCAACACCTGAATCTGGACGGAGACGTCGAGGGCGGAGGTTGGCTCGTCGGCGATCAGGATTTTCGGGTTGGCGATGAGCATCATGGCGATCATGACCCTCTGTCCCATGCCGCCGGAAAGTTCGTGCGGATAGGCGGTATAGACCCGTTCCGGATCACGAATTACCACCGCTTCAAGCATTTCCAGCGCCTTCTGGCGTGCCAGTTTCTTGTCGACTTTCTCGTGAATAGAAAGGGTTTCGACGATCTGATCGCCAACGCGCATGACAGGATTGAGAGAATATTTCGGGTCCTGCATGACCATGGAAATATCACGGCCTCGCAGCTTGCGCATGTCTTTCTCTGGCAAGGACATCACGTCCTGCCCGAGGATCTGCATTCGGTCCGCTTCCACGATGCCAGGCTTGCGGATGAGGCGGAGCAGGGCGCGGCCGGTCATTGACTTGCCAGATCCGCTTTCCCCGACGATACCCAGTCGTTCCTTGCCCAACGAGAAGCTGACGCCGCGCACAGCGTCGAACAGGCCGGTGCGGGTGGGGAAACGTACCCAGAGATTTTCTACATCTACCAGATTGCTCATCGGCCATTCTCCTTGGGGTCCAAAACATCGCGCAAGCCATCGCCCAAGAGGTTGAAGGCGAGACTGACCATGAAAATGGCGATGCCGGGCATTGTGGCAACCCACCAGTGGTCCAGAATGAACTTGCGCCCTTCAGAAATCATGGCGCCCCATTCCGGAGAAGGAGGCTGAGCCCCAAGCCCGAGGAAGCCAAGCCCGGCGGCCGTGAGAATGACACCAGCCATATCGAGCGTGACTCGGATAACCAGCGAAGAAATGCAAAGCGGCCAAATATGCTTGGTGATGATCCTTATGGGGCCGGCTCCTTGCAATTTGACGGCCTGAATGAAGTCGGATTTCCGGATGGTCAGGGTTTCTGCCCGAGCGATACGAGCATAGGGCGGCCAAGCGGTCAGAGAAATGGCCAGAACGGCATTTTCAATGCCTGCTCCCAATGCCGCCACAAAGGCCAGTGCAAGCACCAGCTTTGGAAAGGCAAGAAAGATATCCGTGATCCTCATGAGCAAGACGTCGACCCAGCCACCGGCATAGCCGGAGATGGTTCCAACGATCAATCCCATGATGGGGGCAATAATGGCCACAAGTGTCACGATATAGAGCGTGATGCGTGAGCCATAGAGCAGGCGGCTGAGAATATCGCGGCCCAGGGAATCGGTCCCGAGTAGATGGCCTGCAGCGCCGAGCGGCTGCAAGCGATTGGCCAGATCCTGACTGAACGGATCGTAGGGCGCAAGCCAGGGGGCGAAAACGGCGATGAAGATGACGGCAACGAGGATGCCCAACCCTGCCATGGCAAGGGTATTGCGTTTAAGGGCCAGCCAGTTCTGATACCAGGCAGCCATACGCGCATGATGGCGCGAAGTTGGTACCTCGGCCAGCAACCAGGCACGCAAGCTTTGCTTTTCTGTTTCTTTTACTAAGCTCATCACATGGTCTCTACTGTTTGGCGCGAGGGTCGAGCAATCGATATAGGATATCGGACAGAACGTTCAGGCAGACAAACACCAGACCGACAACCACGGTGCCACCAAGGACGGCAGCCATATCCGCGGAAAGCAAAGAGGTCGTGATGTAGCTGCCGATGCCCGGCCATGAGAAAATGATTTCCGTGAGCACCGAGCCTTCAAGCAGCCCGGCATAGGAAAGGGCAACCACGGTGATCAACTGAACACCGATATTGCGGAAGGCATGCTGCCAGATGACGCGCGCTTCGGAGAGGCCCTTGACGCGAGCAGCTGTGATATATTCCGAATTGAGCTGCTCCAGCATGAAGGACCGTGTCATGCGGCTGATATAGGCCAGAGAATAATAGCCCAGAATGCTCGCCGGTAGCACAATATGGGAAAAGGCGTTTGAGAAAACCTCAAGATCACCAGCCAGCAGGCTGTCGATCAGGATCATTCCTGTCACTGGCGGTATCAGGTCTTCATAAAAGATATCGAGGCGACCCGGGCCACCAACCCAGCCAAGAATACCATAGAAGATGAGAAGGCCGACAAGACCGATCCAGAATATGGGGATGGAATAGCCGATCAAAGCAATGAGACGGGCAATCTGATCAATCCATGTGCCGCGCTTGACGGCCGCCAAGACACCCAGAGGAATGCCGACAATGATGCCGATAAGGGTGCCAATGGTGGCCAGTTCCATGGTCGCGGGAAAGAAGCGCTTGATGTCTTCAAACACAGGCAGACCGGTGCGAATGGAAACGCCAAGATTGCCGTGGAACACATCGACGAGATAGTAGAAGAACTGCACCAGCAGCGGCCTATCCAGTCCAAGCGCGATGTAGGTCGCATCATATTGTTCCTGGGATGCCCGCTCTCCAACAATGGCCAGGACCGGATCAACCGGCATGACGCGCCCGATAATAAAGGTGATAAACAGCAATCCGACCATAGTAACGACGATCGTCGACAGGGTCGAGATCGGTTTGCGCACGATGGACGGAATGGACAGCCACTTACGCTGTCCATCCAGATTTTTCATGATGATTGTTCCAACTCGAGCTTAGTCTTTGGTGACCTGCCAGTAAGACGTGGTCGTGATGGCCCCGCCGATTGAGAAGTTGTCCACGTTGGACCGCAGAGCCGCCTGTTCGGTCTGCTGGAACATGATCCCGAATGGGCTAACCTGCTGGAACTCCTTCTGCAGATCGATATACATCTGCTTACGTTTCTCAACGTCGTTTTCTACGACCGCAGCAAGGGTTCGTTTAGAATATTCCGGAATATCCCAGGCGTTCCGCCAAGCAAGATAACCGGTGTTGCCCGCATCATCGGCATTGCCCGGGTTGAGGGCGAAGGTGCCTGCATTGGTGTTCGGATCGGGATAATCCGGTCCCCATGCACCAATATAGATGTCATGCTCGCGGGCGCGGTATTTGTCCAGTGTCTGGGCGCCGGTGCCGACCGTGATGCTCAGCTTGACGCCTGCTTTGCCCCATGTGTTCTGAAGCGACTGGGCGATGTCGATACGCTCTTGGACTTCACGTACAATGGCATTGATTTCAAAGCCATCGGGATATCCTGCTTCCGCGAGCAGCGCTTTGCCTTTTTCGATGTCGAGAGAGTAGGGATTATCTTCCAGAGCGCCAAGATAGGTCAGCGGCAAGAAGGCCTGATGCACCGAATACTGACCTTTGAGGAAGCTGTCCGCCATGCCATTATAATCAGTGAGATATTTCAGAGCTTCCAGAACCTTCGGATTGGAAAGGATCTCGTTCTTCTGGTTGGCAGACCAATACATGATACGGCCGCGCAGCTCGGAGTGGATCTTGATATCATCACTTTCGCTGACAGCGGCCACATCTTCGGTGGAGAGGTTGCGCGCAACGTCAACATCACCCTTTTCCAGCAGCAGGCGCTGGGAAGCGCTTTCTGCGACCTGACGGACGAAGATTTGCTTCATGGCAGGCGCCTCGCCCCACCAGTTCGGGTTGGCAACCAGAATAACGCTTTCATTCGGCTTCAGGCTCTTCAGCGTGTAGGCACCAGATCCTGCGCTATGGTTGCGCAGCCATGCATTGCCCATATCACCATCGACTTCATTTTCCATGGTCAGCTTGCTGTCGACGATCGCAGCGACGTTTGCTGTCAGGCAGTTTAGCACGAAAGAAACGGCATATGGCTTGTCGGTGGTGATGGAAAGGGTGGTGTCGTCGGTTGCGACGATTTTTTCCTTCACATTTTCAGGGGTGAAGCCAAATTGGCTGAGAATGAAGCTTGGTGTCTTGTTGAGCAGGATCACGCGCTGCAGGGAAAAAGCCGCATCCTGAGCGGTAATCGGATTGCCTGAAGCGAATTTGCGCCCTTCGGCAATCTTGAAGGTGATGGTCATACCATCCTCAGACACTTCCCAGCTGGAGGCCAGATCTGGACCGTAGCCCGCGTCCAGATCCAGCGGGTTGGTGTTGATCAGGAAGGAATAGAGGTTCCTGTCAATTTCGTTGCCGGTAAATTCAAAAGACTGGGCCGGATCGAGTGAAATGATATCGTCAATGCGTTCTGCGACAACAAGCATGCTCTTTGGCGTTGCGGCAAGCGATGGCATCGCCGTGAGTGTGACGACTGCTGCAGCAGCCAAAAGAGAGATCTTAAAATGTTTCATAGCTCTGTTCCTCTGGATTTGTCCCTTGTTTATGGTTCTGGTATGCAAAGTGAACGGTTTCGCGGGCTTATGCCTCTTTGTTGAAACCGTTTTCTGGTGATTGTCGGATTTACATTTCTTTCCAGGTTTTCTTGAGCACGCGGATCCAGTTGCCGTGGCAAAGCTTGGCCATAAGATCCTCGCTATATCCATGCTGACGCATGGCTTCACGCAATCGTGTCAAACCGGAAAGGTCTTTGATCGTTTCGGGAATATCTGCGCCGTCGAAATCGGACCCTAGTCCGACACGGTTTTCTCCGAGAGTCTCCATCAAATGATCGAGATGGCGCAACATCAGCTCGATATCCGTGTCGACATCCTGTTGCCCATCGGGACGCAGGAAGGCAACCGCAAAATTCAGCCCAACCATGCCGTCGCTTTCTGCGATCACAGCAAGCTGGCGGTCGGTCAAATTGCGGGCATGGGGGCAGATGGCATGGGCATTGGAATGAGTGGCGACAATCGGAGCATTTGTAATTGCTGCAAGATCATCAAATCCCTTTTCGTTGAGATGTGACACGTCGAGCATGATTCCGAGGCGATTGCATTCTGTCACCAGCTTCTTGCCAAGTTCGGTAAGACCCGGGCCGGTGTCTCCTGTTGAAGGATAGCGGAAGGGAACGCCATGGCCAAATTGGGTCGGACGGCTCCAGACCGGTCCAATGGACCGCAGGCCCGCAGCGTAAAGCACTTCCAGTGTTGCAAAATCTGCATCAATGGCTTCTGCGCCTTCCATATGCAGAACACCCGCGATCACTCCATGCTCAAAGGCAGCAAGGATATCCTTGGTGGACGTGCAGCCGGTCAGGAAACCTGCTTTTTCGAGTTTTTTGAAAGTGGCGACCTCTGACAGAACCACCTTGATGGCATCATTCCACTCGACCTCTTCAGGCAGCGGGATGTCATAAGTGGGCTGGTTCATCTTGCCTTCGAAACTGCTGCGGGCTTCATTCCCCAGATCGCTGGGAACATACAGCGCATAGAAGCCGCCGCCAAAGCCACCGGCTTTCGCTCTCGGGAGGTCCATCTGGCCCGTGTCCGTCCCTTCCAGCGCGGCAGTAATTGTCAAGCTATTCCGATAAAATCTTAGCAAAAAGTCATTGTGACCGTCAAAAATGATGGGGCTAGTAGTATTTGTCATGATAAAAACTGCATTATTATTTTCGTTGTTTCGGGGGCTGTCTGTTCCGTGAATGACCTTTATGAAAGAAAATCCTCTTGACCCTTGGTGTGAAACGAGACAGCAAATTCTACTGGCTGCGAGAATTTGGTATGAGTGAACTCAATATGTTCGCAAATACAAAGTCAAGAACTCATGCAAAATAGAAGGATTTTGCGATCTTGTCCAAAGGTATGTGATGATTATTTTAGCATAGACTTACGTTCAATAGAAATTGATTGATCAGCGATAACACCTTCAAATGATAACGGAACATGTTGTTGGGAAAATCTTTGTTTTTGATCATGGGTGCATAATTGGGCAACTAATTGAATTCTGATTATTTTCTCATCATCTCATGAAATCTTTGGATATGTGCTCTATCTCATAGCGCCCTGACATCAACAGGCATGCCTGCAGTCGGTTCCATTACTACATCGAACGCTCGAATGAATGGAGGCTGTTGGGTTCTTGCGGCGCTGGACCATATTTGCCCCGAAAAGCCAAGGTTATGTAGGAAACTGCACAGGATTTGTATCAATCCCGCGAGCGATTGATTTTCTCTTCCTGTATCCAGAACTCTCGCAGCAAAGAGGCTCTTCTGGGGCGGAAATACGCCCCTGTCAGCGAAATAGCTCCAATCCTGTCTACACGAAAACGCCGAAATGCTTCTCTCTTGCAGCACCACGCCAAAAGGACAAGAGCATGCTCAAGATAGAACAAAGCCAGAGGCCAAACTGTTCTATCTGAAACGCAACCCTTTTCATCTGTATATTCAATTGCGAGAGCGCTTTCCTCCCAGCAGGACTGCCTCAGGCAATTAACTTTCTCCTGCTCTATATCGAGAGCGACCGGCTTGTAGATGTGGCTGATGGCGTGATTGGCAAAAAGCTGCAATCTTGCTGGCAGAGATGATGAAATTTTAGCGAAAGCTGCCACTGCTGCCATAGCCAGGTCTGTATCACCGCTGCGCTGAACATGAGCTATCCCCAAAGCGAGAGCTTCAATTTCCACCGGAGTGAGAGACTGTGGTGGCATGCTGCTGTCTTCGACCAAGAGATAACCCAATCCAGCGGCCCCGTCGATGAGGGCTCCTCCAGCTCTCAGGCTTTCTATATCCCGGTAAATCGTGCGCAATGAAACATCCAATTCCGATGCCAGAAACTGCGCCGTCACAGGCCCTCTTCTCGCTCTGAGGATGGACATCAATTGAAGTAGTCGCTCGTTTTTAGCCATAGACATGTCCTGCTGACATGATTTGTCAGGATACTTGCTGCATCTCTAGAGGAAATCCAGCGTCATTATCAAGAAGAAACACGAGTGAATGCCACGTGCTGACCATACGGAGACAGAGAAAGATATGCTAGTCGATATTGCTGTAAAAAGAGAATGGAAAACAACACCCTATCACGGGGTAACAGTTTCAGTTCTGGCCGAGAATGACGCCGGAGGGGCTCAGGCTCTTTTGCGCCTTAAAGCACATGCTGAGCTTCCCAGACATCGCCACACAGGAAAGGAAAGCATCTATCTTCTATCCGGAAGCATAATGGTCAATGACATCCGGCTTCATGAGGGGGATTTTGTTTCATTGGCGGGAGAAGAAATTCACAAGGTCATTGCCATGGAGACGAGTATCTACATGTCGGTATCGGAAAAATCCGGGACTGAGCTTATCGATACAGATTCCCCATATGCTTAAATCCCTTGTGTCGCTGTTGGGGTTTATCAATGCATCATATCGTATCAATTTCCACCTTGGCTCAAAAAAGATACGAGCGGAATCAAAGAGCCTTTGGAACATTGGGAGATTGAACAGCGCCCACGTATGGGATATTGCGACACAGCATCAGTCGGCCCTCGAATGCTGGGAATAGGCCACAATTGCAATTCACCAGCTTGGATGACCGTTTTCAATCAGTGATGCAGTGCACCAGTCCGGTTCGAGGCCAATTTAAGACCTGATCAATCCTCATACTAGCGAAGACTTGGAGGATAAACAGGTTATAGCGTCCCGAACCTGATCGGTAATTTCTGCTCCTTTTCCTCAAGGGCCAGGAATGCCCAGAAGTCATCGAGACATAGTGCTTTCGCAAAATGGTATCCCTGTGCGAGTTCGCCCCCCGCATGTTCGAGCAGTTCAACTTGCGTGGACGTTTCCAAGCCTTCGGCAACGGTATTGATGTTCATACCATTCGCGATGGCCAAGACTGCTTTTACCATCGCCAAAGCCCGATCATCATGCTCGATGTCGCGAAGAAAGGAACGATCGATTTTCAGATAATCGACCGGTAGATTTCGAAGTTGACTGAGGTTGGAAAATCCTGTCCCAAAATCATCCAAAGCTATTCGCGCGCCCATCTGCGAAAGCGCGTCCAACTTGTTTTTGGCTGCAGTGATATCCCAAAGGAACAGGGTTTCGGTTACTTCAAAACATAAGCATTCCGGATCAACTGAATGCCTTTGCAAAATAGATTGAATCCTGGGGATCAGGTTTCTGTCCTTCAATTGCTTTGGTGACAAATTGACTGAGAGATAGGCGTTGCTTTCCTCCAACCAGCTTTTCAGTTCTGCGCAACTTCTATCCAGAACAAAGTCACCCAGAGCGTAGATGAGAGAAGTCTCTTCTGCTACGGCAATGAAATCGTCTGGTCGCACTGGCCCGAGGCTTGGGTCTGTCCATCGACACAATGCCTCGGCACCAACAACCTTGCCGGTTTTGAGATTCACGATAGGCTGATATCTTACCTCAAGTCCGCCTTCCTGCTGGTCCAAGGCTCGCCGTAGCAAATGGGATATCTTTTGGCGTTCCCGAACGTTGTCTCCCATGCTTTCTTCATATGTGTTCCAGTCTCCACGCCCACTCGCTTTGGTAAAATAGAGGGCTATGTCGGCATGGCGCTGCAGGTCTTGCGAACTGATGTCCAGACCATTGCTAATCGCCACTCCCATCGAGCTGCCGACTTCGAGCGATGCTCCCTCATAAACGACTGGCTTCTCCAGCGCATCCGCGACCCTGTCGGCAAGATACGATATTTCATTCTCATCTGACGTTATCGGGCATAGAATGGCGAACTCATCCCCTCCCAGACGCGCAACCAAGTCTGTTTTCCGTACAACCTTACTCAAGCGAAGCGCGATCTGCTTGAGAAGTTCGTCACCGGCATGGTGACCAAGCGTATCGTTCACGTCTTTGAAAAAATCCAAATCGATGCAAATGAGGGCGATCTTGTGGCCTTCGCTTCTAGCATGTTCAAGTGCCTGGTCGAGCCGATACGTGAAGGATCGACGATTGGCCAAGCCGGTCAACTGATCGCTCTCGGCCAGAGCCAGAGCCTGTTGTCGTGCTGCGTCCAACTCACTCGTGCGTAGAGCAACCCGATGCTCCAATTCGCTATTGAGCTTTTCCAATCTCTCATTGGCTGCAAAAAGCTGGCGTGCTCGGTCCTCTAGGAGATTTTCAGCCTGCAGACGAGCGTTGCGTTCCCTGTCATATCGCTTTTTTGCAAGCGCTACCTGGGAGTTAGCTTCTTCCAGCCTAGCGGCAAGATCCTCCAGTTGAAGACGGTCGGCTTCATTCATTGTGAAAGGTCCTATCAACGGTAAAACGCACGACAGGCTCACCGTTCATTTCCAAGGTGTGTCTGGTCAGTTTGATAGGCGTCTTGAACTGATCAGCGGCCCCCGTGATCAACCCTTCAGCCAATGACGAAAGACACCGGCTTGAACGGTAATCCATGATCATGCGGGTCTCGGTCAACTCGGTTGTCGTGAAACTAGGGAGTTCTGCATCCGGATAGAGCTTGCGGACTTCAACATGAATATGATCCTCGATTGACGCGAGAAAATCGAAAAGGTCGCTCGCGCGTTCGACAAAATCTTTGAACTTCTCTGCGAAGACACCCATGAGATGAACCCCGAACTGGAACTGAAGACTGGCCACGTCAACATCGACCTGAGAGGACAATGCTCCAAGAAGCTGAATCATTTCCCTATGATCATACGTGCCGACAGATGTATAAGCGCCGCCGCTCTCCAATTCACAAGCATCGATCATATCCTGAGCCTGCTCGATGGAGAATCTTTGCTCAACAAATTCCAAGAATTCCGAGAAAACAATGCCCTTCATGGATCACCTAATTATTTTTACCATTGGTAGAATGCTATAACTACTTTGACATTTCGTAAAATCTCTAAAGATCCGCGAAAAATACAGTTGTAGTGCTTTCTTTGGTTGATCATTCAAGCCGTCGCTTCTCTTGCAGGTAAGACACAGGACCACCAAGTGCGAGTTCGGCATCGACGAAGCGCGCTCTCATCTTACTCTTTTTTTCAAAGCGTCGCCTTGTAACCGTCATCATGGTTCGGTCTCAGTTAGGCAACGGGCCATGTCCTTTTGCCAGACATTCTGCACTATTCGTAGAAACTGCCGTACCCACTATATAAATCCGGCCAGTTTTCGCCGATAAGCGATCAAGTAAGTATTAACCTAACAAGCTTCAGAATATCCATGTAAATTTTGGAGATATTACAATTTTATATTTCTAGACCCCCGACTAATGTTACAATCTCCCTATAACAACAATAAGGAGATCTGTGATGCGCACCGATAAATTTTCTGTAAAAATTTGCAATGCAGAATTGAATTACAAAGGTGAGGTGCGTTTTATCGGTCAATTCAGAGATGATGGCAGATTATATTGCATTTGCCTCCCAAGAACCGGCGAGGTCATAGTTGACGACCTAACCATGAACATGTTGCAGAACGATTTTGGCGGAGACATTCCCAGAAAAATCTTGGATAGCATTGTCAACTACTATATCAGTCTGTTGCCCAAGCGAGAGTTAAGGTTCCTATTCGGAGACTCTTGATACCCCCCCCCAATACAACGCTCGATAGCTGGCATCATGCTTCCTCCTGAAGTATGGATCATCCATCGTTCTCAGAGGATCAAAGCGCGGATCATTGCGGATGATATTGTTAGCGGTAAGGTTTGGATCGGTCTTGCGCTGGATCATTGGCCCCAATAGGCTGCCATTGTGGGACACAGCCCAGATCGCACCTGGTTCAATCGCCAAATTGTCTGCCCACCAATCATTTGATCGCTGAAGATGCTGCTTCTCAGGACGAGACACACGCCTTTGAGGCACCGCATTCGGTTTCCCCAAATCGGATCCGCGATACTTGAACGCCAGCAACCCAACCTGGTTGACAGCAGCGCCCCTCTAGTTAGCCGCAACAGGCGGATGGACCTTCAGTTTATTACTGCGTGCGGGCTGCTTCCCATTCCCACCGCAGGATGGCATATTGCATGGTGTTTTCGTAGATCGGCTTGCCGGCCT encodes the following:
- a CDS encoding dipeptidase, giving the protein MTNTTSPIIFDGHNDFLLRFYRNSLTITAALEGTDTGQMDLPRAKAGGFGGGFYALYVPSDLGNEARSSFEGKMNQPTYDIPLPEEVEWNDAIKVVLSEVATFKKLEKAGFLTGCTSTKDILAAFEHGVIAGVLHMEGAEAIDADFATLEVLYAAGLRSIGPVWSRPTQFGHGVPFRYPSTGDTGPGLTELGKKLVTECNRLGIMLDVSHLNEKGFDDLAAITNAPIVATHSNAHAICPHARNLTDRQLAVIAESDGMVGLNFAVAFLRPDGQQDVDTDIELMLRHLDHLMETLGENRVGLGSDFDGADIPETIKDLSGLTRLREAMRQHGYSEDLMAKLCHGNWIRVLKKTWKEM
- a CDS encoding YafY family protein, with translation MAKNERLLQLMSILRARRGPVTAQFLASELDVSLRTIYRDIESLRAGGALIDGAAGLGYLLVEDSSMPPQSLTPVEIEALALGIAHVQRSGDTDLAMAAVAAFAKISSSLPARLQLFANHAISHIYKPVALDIEQEKVNCLRQSCWEESALAIEYTDEKGCVSDRTVWPLALFYLEHALVLLAWCCKREAFRRFRVDRIGAISLTGAYFRPRRASLLREFWIQEEKINRSRD
- a CDS encoding cupin domain-containing protein; this encodes MLVDIAVKREWKTTPYHGVTVSVLAENDAGGAQALLRLKAHAELPRHRHTGKESIYLLSGSIMVNDIRLHEGDFVSLAGEEIHKVIAMETSIYMSVSEKSGTELIDTDSPYA
- a CDS encoding EAL domain-containing protein, with the translated sequence MNEADRLQLEDLAARLEEANSQVALAKKRYDRERNARLQAENLLEDRARQLFAANERLEKLNSELEHRVALRTSELDAARQQALALAESDQLTGLANRRSFTYRLDQALEHARSEGHKIALICIDLDFFKDVNDTLGHHAGDELLKQIALRLSKVVRKTDLVARLGGDEFAILCPITSDENEISYLADRVADALEKPVVYEGASLEVGSSMGVAISNGLDISSQDLQRHADIALYFTKASGRGDWNTYEESMGDNVRERQKISHLLRRALDQQEGGLEVRYQPIVNLKTGKVVGAEALCRWTDPSLGPVRPDDFIAVAEETSLIYALGDFVLDRSCAELKSWLEESNAYLSVNLSPKQLKDRNLIPRIQSILQRHSVDPECLCFEVTETLFLWDITAAKNKLDALSQMGARIALDDFGTGFSNLSQLRNLPVDYLKIDRSFLRDIEHDDRALAMVKAVLAIANGMNINTVAEGLETSTQVELLEHAGGELAQGYHFAKALCLDDFWAFLALEEKEQKLPIRFGTL
- a CDS encoding heme NO-binding domain-containing protein encodes the protein MKGIVFSEFLEFVEQRFSIEQAQDMIDACELESGGAYTSVGTYDHREMIQLLGALSSQVDVDVASLQFQFGVHLMGVFAEKFKDFVERASDLFDFLASIEDHIHVEVRKLYPDAELPSFTTTELTETRMIMDYRSSRCLSSLAEGLITGAADQFKTPIKLTRHTLEMNGEPVVRFTVDRTFHNE